A genomic window from Chrysoperla carnea chromosome 3, inChrCarn1.1, whole genome shotgun sequence includes:
- the LOC123296439 gene encoding NPC intracellular cholesterol transporter 2-like — MDKNILLITFIFMIESITILVAVDVSECSKVEAPKPVHVDIKGCTEEPCLLPSGQNAIMDLTFVVPNNSDILWAKVNPIVFGIEGVFELPDPNVCNGLLNGYCPVDQNELLTYRLEMPVLKSYPQISLSIKLSIEDENRKKISCFVVKCKVVKE; from the exons atggataaaaatattttattaataacttttatttttatgatcgAATCGATCACGATTCTAGTTGCAGTTGATGTATCAGAAT gtaGTAAAGTAGAAGCACCAAAACCAGTACATGTAGATATAAAAGGTTGTACTGAAGAACCATGCTTACTGCCAAGCGGTCAAAATGCAATAATGGATTTAACTTTTGTCGTTC caaaTAACTCCGATATATTATGGGCAAAAGTGAATCCAATAGTTTTTGGTATCGAAGGTGTATTTGAATTACCAGATCCGAATGTATGCAATGGTTTGTTAAATGGATATTGTCCGGTTGATCAAAATGAGTTATTGACATATCGTTTGGAAATGCCTGTTCTCAAAAGCTATCCACAG ATCTCACTCAGTATCAAACTGTCAATTGAAGatgaaaatcgcaaaaaaatttcttgttttgttgtaaaatgTAAAGTTGTAAAGGAGTAA